A window of the Deltaproteobacteria bacterium genome harbors these coding sequences:
- a CDS encoding N-acetyltransferase → MNPPETSGARQGTPRIRIVDSVAGIEAARWDRCVDEANPFLEHGFLLALEESRSVGPGTGWLPRHLTLWDGDELMGAVPCYLRDDSWGEFIFDFQWAGAYERWGLPYYPKLTAAAPFTPATGGRLLVNPGYRFEEASGMLLDGLVQLTAETGASSAHILFLTAREQQAAAAHGFLSRLSYQFHWENPGYRTFDDYLGELRSQKRKHIRRERKEVAAAGLAIETVTGDGIGEEHRDALWRFYRSTHLMRGSPGYLTRGFFERIFDTFRHRMAVVTARERGEIVAGTLNFQKGGKLYGRYWGSSRHIPFLHFELCFYRLIDFAIENGIRLFEAGAQGEHKFLRGFPARPTCSSHWIADAGARAAIGEFLGRERVAVERTITGYNAVSPLKRVRGTADGPDGTPPPPDRETGYAGEE, encoded by the coding sequence ATGAACCCGCCCGAAACATCCGGCGCCAGGCAAGGCACTCCCCGCATCCGCATCGTGGATTCGGTCGCCGGCATCGAGGCGGCCCGCTGGGACCGGTGCGTGGACGAGGCCAATCCGTTTCTGGAGCACGGGTTCCTTCTGGCTCTTGAGGAGTCGCGCTCGGTGGGCCCCGGCACGGGGTGGCTGCCCCGGCACCTCACGTTGTGGGACGGAGACGAGCTGATGGGCGCCGTACCCTGCTACCTGCGCGACGACTCCTGGGGCGAGTTCATCTTCGATTTCCAGTGGGCCGGTGCGTACGAGCGGTGGGGCCTGCCCTACTATCCCAAGCTCACGGCGGCCGCGCCGTTCACCCCCGCCACCGGCGGGCGGCTGCTGGTAAATCCCGGCTACCGGTTCGAGGAGGCCTCCGGAATGCTGCTGGACGGCCTTGTCCAGCTGACGGCGGAAACCGGAGCGTCGTCGGCGCACATCCTGTTCCTCACGGCCCGCGAGCAGCAGGCCGCCGCCGCCCACGGATTTCTTTCCCGCCTCAGCTACCAGTTCCACTGGGAGAACCCCGGCTACCGGACCTTCGATGACTACCTCGGTGAGCTCCGCTCCCAGAAACGCAAGCACATCCGCCGGGAGCGCAAGGAGGTGGCGGCAGCGGGTCTTGCGATCGAGACCGTCACCGGTGACGGCATCGGCGAGGAACACCGGGACGCGCTCTGGCGGTTTTACCGCTCGACGCACCTCATGCGGGGATCGCCGGGCTACCTGACGCGGGGATTTTTCGAGCGGATTTTCGATACCTTCCGGCACCGGATGGCCGTGGTTACGGCCCGCGAGCGCGGCGAGATCGTCGCCGGGACGCTGAATTTCCAGAAAGGCGGAAAGCTGTACGGCCGCTACTGGGGTTCCAGCCGCCACATCCCGTTTCTCCACTTCGAGCTCTGTTTCTACCGCCTGATCGATTTCGCCATCGAAAACGGCATCCGGCTGTTCGAGGCAGGGGCGCAGGGCGAGCACAAGTTCCTGAGGGGATTTCCGGCCCGCCCCACCTGCAGCAGCCACTGGATCGCAGACGCCGGAGCGCGGGCGGCCATTGGGGAATTCCTTGGCAGGGAGCGGGTTGCGGTCGAGCGGACGATCACCGGCTATAATGCGGTGTCGCCCCTCAAGCGGGTGCGCGGGACGGCGGATGGCCCGGACGGTACCCCGCCGCCCCCGGACCGGGAAACCGGATACGCCGGAGAAGAATGA
- the clpS gene encoding ATP-dependent Clp protease adapter ClpS encodes MSSSIRRETRHDTAVITEEKVRTRRPNRYAVVLLNDDYTPMEFVVWLLQTVFHKPHGEATRLMLDVHNKGRGVCGVYTLDVAQTKVDRVHAIARQHEHPLQAVIEAEEGDET; translated from the coding sequence ATGAGCAGCAGCATCCGGCGGGAAACCCGCCACGACACGGCAGTGATTACCGAGGAGAAGGTCCGCACCCGGCGGCCCAACCGGTATGCGGTCGTCCTGCTGAATGACGACTATACTCCCATGGAGTTCGTCGTGTGGCTGTTGCAGACAGTGTTCCACAAGCCGCACGGCGAGGCGACGCGCCTCATGCTCGACGTCCACAACAAGGGGCGCGGCGTGTGCGGCGTGTATACCCTGGACGTGGCGCAGACCAAGGTGGACCGCGTGCACGCCATCGCCCGCCAGCACGAGCACCCGCTCCAGGCGGTTATCGAGGCCGAGGAAGGAGACGAGACATGA